A section of the Paralichthys olivaceus isolate ysfri-2021 chromosome 16, ASM2471397v2, whole genome shotgun sequence genome encodes:
- the LOC138405018 gene encoding serine/threonine-protein kinase pim-2-like: MEDKTFSNFLTPKKDSEMVGGRVSPIIISASYMTKTTKRKATTEYEPPLKRQRVGNGTDANTNSGQSAPETVDKVLSGHTSREMVGRPVSPIIILASNRAMTKTTKRKATTENEPPLKRQRVGNTNSSQSAPESVDKVKSSSDKNTVLSGHTSRADFEAKYFEHRKLGEGGYGSVYAGRRRSDYLRVAIKHIPNCVVPRQKVKIYGKKCRIPREVLLMHKAAGGPESVGKSAAVSILDWYDLDDEVVLVMERPVRSMELLQFQRNKGGLMDEDQAKIIMKQLVNAAIDMRAKGVFHRDIKSENILIETCSNGLRVRLIDFGCGCIHKKNSFYSEYSGTSAYVPPEFQINEEYMADPTTVWQLASLLFEMLDGFKQFHTTDFIRNEIRISSMWSNDCQDFLNKCLELDPLDRATLEEMQKHPWLNNPVESLLPS; the protein is encoded by the exons ATGGAGGATAAAACCTTTTCCAACTTTCTGACCCCCAAGAAAGATTCAG AGATGGTTGGCGGCCGCGTCTCACCCATCATCATCTCGGCGTCTTATATGACTAAGACCACCAAGAGGAAGGCCACCACTGAATATGAGCCCCCACTGAAGAGGCAGAGGGTTGGAAATGGCACTGATGCCAACACCAACTCTGGTCAATCAGCCCCTGAGACAGTGGACAAGGTGTTGTCAGGCCACACCAGCAGAG AGATGGTTGGCCGCCCAGTCTCACCCATCATCATCTTGGCGAGTAATCGGGCTATGACTAAGACCACCAAGAGGAAGGCCACCACTGAAAATGAGCCCCCACTGAAGAGGCAGAGGGTTGGAAACACCAACTCTAGTCAATCGGCCCCTGAGTCAGTGGACAAGGTCAAAAGCTCCAGTGACAAGAACACAGTGTTGTCAGGCCACACCAGCAGAG CGGACTTCGAGGCCAAGTACTTCGAGCATAGAAAACTTGGTGAAGGAGGTTATGGCTCAGTTTATGCTGGTCGCAGAAGATCTGACTATTTACGG GTGGCGATAAAACACATTCCCAATTGTGTTGTTCCCCGTCAAAAAGTG aaGATATATGGGAAGAAATGCAGAATTCCCAGGGAGGTGCTGCTCATGCACAAAGCCGCAGGCGGACCAGAGTCTGTGGGTAAATCTGCTGCCGTGTCGATACTGGACTGGTACGATCTGGACGATGAGGTTGTTCTGGTCATGGAGAGGCCAGTCCGCTCTATGGAACTGCTGCAATTCCAGCGTAATAAGGGTGGTTTGATGGATGAGGACCAGGCAAAG ATCATCATGAAGCAGCTCGTGAATGCTGCTATCGATATGCGAGCCAAGGGTGTCTTCCACCGAGATATAAAATCAGAGAACATCCTCATTGAGACCTGCTCCAATGGCCTTCGAGTGCGGCTCATTGATTTTGGATGTGGCTGCATTCATAAGAAAAACAGCTTTTACAGCGAATACTCTG GAACCTCAGCGTACGTTCCTCCAGAGTTTCAAATCAACGAGGAATACATGGCTGACCCCACGACAGTCTGGCAGTTGGCATCATTGCTTTTTGAAATGCTGGATGGATTCAAGCAGTTCCACACCACAgatttcatcagaaatgaaatcaGAATCAGCTCCATGTGGTCCAATG actGCCAAGACTTCTTGAACAAGTGTTTGGAGTTGGACCCTCTGGACCGTGCCACTCTGGAGGAAATGCAGAAGCACCCTTGGTTAAATAACCCTGTAGAAAGCCTCCTCCCATCCTAA
- the LOC138405019 gene encoding serine/threonine-protein kinase pim-2-like, with product MEDKTFSNYLTPKKDSEMVSRRVSPIIISASYMTKTTKRKATTEYEPPLKRQRVGNGTDANTNSGQSAPETVDKVLSGHTSREMVGRPVSPIVILTSYMTKTTKRKATTENEPPLKRQRVGNTNSSPSAHESVDKVKSSSDKNTVLSGHTSRADFEAKYSECGKLGKGGYGSVYAGHRTSDNLPVAIKHIPNSVVPRQKVKIYGKKCRIPREVLLMHKAAGGPESVGKSAAVSILDWYDLDDEVVLVMERPVSSMELLQFQRNKGGPMDEDQAKIIMKQLVNAAIDMRAKGVFHRDIKSENILIETCSNGLRVRLIDFGCGRIHKKNSLYSEYSGTSAYVPPEFIISGEYMADPTTVWQLASLLFEMLDGFKQFHISEFIEEKITISSMWSNDCQDFLNKCLELDPLDRATLEEMQKHPWLNNPVESLIPS from the exons ATGGAGGATAAAACCTTTTCCAACTATCTGACCCCCAAGAAAGATTCAG AGATGGTTAGCCGCCGCGTCTCACCCATCATCATCTCGGCGTCTTATATGACTAAGACCACCAAGAGGAAGGCCACCACTGAATATGAGCCCCCACTGAAGAGGCAGAGGGTTGGAAATGGCACTGATGCCAACACCAACTCTGGTCAATCAGCCCCTGAGACAGTGGACAAGGTGTTGTCAGGCCACACCAGCAGAG AGATGGTTGGCCGCCCCGTCTCACCCATCGTCATCTTGACGAGTTATATGACGAAGACCACCAAGAGGAAGGCCACCACTGAAAATGAGCCCCCACTGAAGAGGCAGAGGGTTGGAAACACCAACTCTAGTCCATCTGCCCATGAGTCAGTGGACAAGGTCAAAAGCTCCAGTGACAAGAACACAGTGTTGTCAGGCCACACCAGCAGAG CGGACTTCGAGGCCAAGTACTCAGAGTGTGGAAAACTTGGTAAAGGAGGTTATGGCTCAGTTTATGCTGGCCACAGAACATCTGACAATTTACCG GTGGCGATAAAACACATTCCCAATTCTGTTGTTCCACGTCAAAAAGTG AAGATATATGGGAAGAAATGCAGAATTCCCAGGGAGGTGCTGCTCATGCACAAAGCCGCAGGCGGACCAGAGTCTGTGGGTAAATCTGCTGCCGTGTCAATACTGGACTGGTACGATCTGGACGATGAGGTTGTTCTGGTCATGGAGAGGCCAGTCAGCTCTATGGAACTGCTGCAATTCCAGCGTAATAAGGGTGGTCCGATGGACGAGGACCAGGCAAAG ATCATCATGAAGCAGCTAGTGAATGCTGCTATCGATATGCGAGCCAAGGGTGTCTTCCACCGAGATATAAAATCAGAGAACATCCTCATTGAGACCTGCTCCAATGGCCTTCGAGTGCGGCTCATTGATTTTGGATGTGGCCGCATTCATAAGAAAAACAGCCTTTACAGCGAATACTCTG GAACCTCAGCGTACGTTCCTCCAGAGTTTATAATCAGTGGGGAATACATGGCTGACCCCACGACAGTCTGGCAGTTGGCATCATTGCTCTTTGAAATGCTGGATGGATTCAAGCAGTTCCACATCTCGGAGTTCATCGAAGAAAAAATCACAATCAGCTCCATGTGGTCCAATG ACTGCCAAGACTTCTTGAACAAGTGTTTGGAGTTGGACCCTCTGGACCGTGCCACACTGGAGGAAATGCA